A window from Plectropomus leopardus isolate mb chromosome 21, YSFRI_Pleo_2.0, whole genome shotgun sequence encodes these proteins:
- the rreb1a gene encoding ras-responsive element-binding protein 1 — protein MNPLTSVPSLCVCRCDFCCLSFRTHRGLLRHNAGVHKILPQDPNGRPFIQNNPSIPTGFNDLAFIDFSCKKFAHIAQVWCETNLRRCISKFHRFVCDSCDKAFPLHSALDLHKTTSHPNKPAADATEKDDQTENGAAENGAETNSASIEKDAQPSEQDSFLEALGLQHVSKVKSGPTDDEIHQAHLDSIKVIHVEPPSSSLPQEPASAYLSGGLGLSLGLGGLAALSIPLLEASGSGSALQGLSQRDTLSLLSLQPFQTGFLLQPDGGAATASAASSGVKPGEAAGIMELADIQQILKVASAAPNQMGLTLPPLAKAPGFAGGQGQVQKAMPTLKPKPPITPRSSLTATTPPPLQSSQQASLGCISPSLPPPTPTLFKTPSSSSSSSSSAGNAGQMDAECMGDAHAPLSDSPPAATTAVHEEAGLSGRKPGTKGGNNANAGSAKGSFPCRFCDQVFAFSGVLQAHMRFHLGILPHQCNICDYVAPDKATLIRHLRTHSGERPYVCRVCHYPFTVKANCERHLRKKHAKTSRKDIEKNIKYVTSTTTVNLAEAITAAKTTTTQDTETGCAGAETTCRFCGEDLKTYRALQIHLRTHNGCQRKPFECRRCGAAFLAKRNCIHHLLKQHPEVQEREIEEHIATLLPAGTPAATVATVASARAAPVNQMALNGLSQPPIQALQAVKVEELASVVYPELDQPLDFSAKGRGTASQAGSPGVKLESVSPSFDCSILDQPIDLSIPSKRQRREAAGEKREIKMEQSGSSIVEQQQAFALSKEEKAASALPPLHPHPQLGCYQLPPGSTPPPASLPTLNNATRAQRLKPLLPKPASSTTSSPSAAHKELPPLASIAQIIHSVSGAPDLLKRDAASLEVKPQAMVASCQADSAADAPGPSAAPETQSDDTSDGASRKRARKKPVAVGVKEKAMVGGGGIDLESSGEFASVEKMLATTDANKFSTYLQTGAADLGAKTDDRAGVGEEKEGGAREEGKPVAMAAAVAPQSKGKKNAYSNSVQKMTCPFCPRVFPWASSLQRHMLTHTGQKPFPCPKCDAFFSTKSNCERHLLRKHGVTHRTLRRNGALAKKDGDEGSHESAESQSETEQVAPEAQDLSGVNTSTDTGPAPTPESPAPSQEALSVQSSPAHKSSNGCSPAASCAEQQETETTEQPDQQRTPETRAAPGKQPPQSSSTKVESADDDDCHSNKSLDLNFGKKLIDFKLSTSSGPAQEEQAPPPEPSSSSSSSSTPSSSTSAPQVATESQEKEKSASSSSSSSSSSSSSSPAVKQQPEYKHVCRVCKKSFRYATTLARHERAHLSEETPAPAVEENPAAKEEVTESNTAKPTEEKEEEKEEEQKTDMEVEEAGGRGGESEGGESGESEEEEKEKEERSDEEASEPKSLEGGEASGRRVDKRKKICTVCGKRFWSLQDLTRHTRSHTGERPYQCQTCERTFTLKHSLVRHQRIHLKPRGADGASAANDDASEDGDSCTQTPPSTCPPSENESECGSGAAGGKELEEEDVKEEGEEGAESATLEENKQAAADSEPETADTSEEKSELSAATQKPSADTSPSQQATDTKTTTSDDLKSAPDSNLSKDPSSSSSSSPPEESAAAAPAEGFIQGLLEIHAKPPLEHILPNGEPPLVGVD, from the exons ATGAATCCTTTAACGTCAGTCCCTTcgttgtgtgtttgcaggtgtgATTTCTGCTGCCTGTCTTTCCGGACTCACCGCGGTTTGTTGCGCCACAACGCCGGCGTCCACAAGATTCTCCCCCAGGACCCCAACGGCCGCCCCTTCATCCAGAACAACCCCTCCATCCCCACCGGCTTCAACGACCTGGCCTTCATCGACTTCTCCTGCAAGAAGTTTGCCCACATCGCACAG GTGTGGTGCGAGACAAACCTCCGTCGCTGCATCAGTAAGTTCCACCGGTTCGTCTGCGACAGCTGCGACAAGGCATTCCCCCTCCACTCAGCCTTGGACCTCCACAAAACCACCTCCCACCCCAACAAACCCGCCGCTGACGCCACGGAGAAGGACGACCAGACGGAGAACGGAGCTGCAGAAAATGGCGCCGAGACCAACAGTGCATCCATCGAGAAAGACGCCCAGCCCTCGGAGCAGGACAGCTTCCTGGAAGCACTCGGCCTTCAGCACGTTTCCAAG gTGAAGTCTGGTCCCACGGATGATGAGATCCATCAGGCCCACCTGGACAGCATCAAGGTGATCCACGTGGAGCCGCCGTCCTCCAGCCTCCCCCAGGAGCCGGCCTCCGCCTACCTGTCCGGGGGTCTGGGTCTGTCTCTGGGGCTGGGCGGGCTGGCGGCCCTCAGCATCCCGCTCCTGGAGGCCTCGGGCTCGGGCTCCGCCCTGCAGGGCCTCTCCCAGAGGGACACCCTGAGCCTGCTGTCCCTACAGCCCTTCCAGACTGGCTTCCTCCTGCAGCCTGACGGCGGCGCCGCAACAGCCAGCGCCGCCTCATCGGGGGTCAAACCCGGAGAGGCAGCCGGGATCATGGAGCTGGCGGACATCCAGCAGATCCTTAAAGTGGCGAGTGCGGCGCCGAATCAGATGGGACTGACCCTCCCGCCTCTGGCCAAAGCTCCGGGATTTGCCGGAGGTCAAG GTCAAGTCCAGAAGGCGATGCCTACATTGAAGCCCAAACCTCCCATCACCCCTCGCTCTAGCCTCACGGCGACGACTCCTCCCCCCCTCCAGAGCTCCCAGCAGGCCTCACTGGGCTGCATCAGCCCCAGCCTGCCGCCTCCCACCCCCACGCTCTTCAAAACAccttcctcatcctcctcatcctcctcctcggcTGGGAACGCAGGGCAGATGGACGCAGAGTGTATGGGCGACGCTCACGCGCCTTTGTCCGATTCTCCGCCGGCTGCCACCACAGCGGTACACGAGGAGGCGGGGCTCAGCGGGAGAAAGCCAGGAACCAAAGGGGGGAACAACGCCAACGCAGGCTCGGCCAAAGGCTCGTTCCCGTGCCGATTCTGCGATCAGGTGTTTGCCTTTTCCGGTGTCCTGCAGGCTCACATGCGCTTCCACCTCGGCATCCTTCCCCACCAGTGCAACATCTGTGACTATGTGGCACCGGACAAAGCCACGCTGATCCGACACCTGCGCACTCACAGCGGCGAGCGGCCCTACGTCTGCCGGGTCTGCCACTACCCCTTCACTGTCAAGGCAAACTGCGAACGCCACCTCAGGAAGAAGCACGCCAAGACCTCGAGGAAGGacattgagaaaaacatcaagtacgtcacctccaccaccacagTGAACCTCGCCGAGGCCATCACTGCAGCAAAAACTACCACCACCCAGGACACGGAGACGGGCTGCGCTGGCGCTGAGACTACATGCCGGTTCTGCGGCGAGGACCTGAAGACCTACCGGGCGCTGCAGATCCACCTGCGCACTCATAATGGCTGCCAGAGAAAGCCATTTGAGTGCCGACGTTGCGGCGCTGCATTCCTGGCCAAACGTAACTGCATCCACCACCTGCTCAAGCAGCACCCCGAGGTGCAGGAGAGGGAGATCGAAGAACATATCGCCACACTCCTTCCTGCCGGTACACCCGCCGCCACTGTCGCTACCGTCGCCTCTGCCAGAGCCGCTCCAGTGAATCAGATGGCGCTTAACGGACTCAGTCAGCCGCCGATTCAGGCGCTCCAAGCAGTAAAGGTGGAGGAGCTGGCTAGCGTGGTTTATCCTGAACTGGACCAGCCGCTGGACTTCTCCGCCAAAGGGCGTGGAACCGCCAGCCAGGCGGGGTCTCCTGGGGTCAAACTGGAGAGCGTCTCCCCCAGCTTCGACTGCTCCATCCTGGACCAGCCCATTGATCTGTCCATCCCCAGCAAGAGGCAGAGGCGGGAGGCCGCCGGCGAGAAGCGGGAGATCAAGATGGAGCAGAGCGGCAGCAGCATCGTGGAGCAGCAGCAAGCTTTCGCTCTGTCCAAGGAGGAGAAGGCGGCGAGCGCCCTGCCTCCTCTGCACCCTCACCCCCAGCTCGGCTGCTACCAGCTCCCCCCTGGATCCACCCCTCCCCCAGCCTCCCTCCCCACCCTCAACAACGCCACACGAGCCCAGCGCCTCAAACCCCTGCTCCCTAAACCggcctcctccaccacctcctcacCCTCCGCCGCCCACAAGGAGCTCCCTCCTCTGGCCTCCATCGCTCAGATCATCCACTCCGTCTCCGGAGCTCCGGACCTGCTGAAGAGAGACGCCGCATCGCTGGAGGTCAAACCCCAGGCGATGGTTGCTTCCTGTCAGGCTGACTCTGCTGCAGACGCCCCGGGACCCTCGGCTGCTCCGGAGACACAAAGTGACGACACGTCTGATGGCGCCTCCAG AAAGCGGGCCAGGAAGAAGCCTGTTGCAGTGGGAGTGAAGGAAAAGGCCATGGTCGGCGGCGGCGGCATTGACCTCGAGTCCAGCGGTGAGTTTGCCAGCGTGGAGAAGATGCTCGCCACCACTGACGCTAACAAGTTCAGCACCTACCTGCAGACCGGTGCTGCAGACCTGGGCGCCAAGACAG ACGACAGAGCCGGAGtgggggaggagaaggagggaggcgCGAGGGAGGAGGGGAAGCCAGTGGCGATGGCGGCGGCGGTGGCGCCGCAGTCCAAAGGGAAGAAGAACGCCTACTCCAACTCTGTCCAGAAGATGACCTGTCCCTTCTGTCCCCGAGTGTTCCCCTGGGCGAGCTCGCTGCAGAGACACATGCTGACTCACACCG GCCAGAAACCTTTCCCCTGTCCGAAGTGTGACGCCTTTTTCTCCACCAAATCCAACTGTGAGCGCCACCTGCTGAGGAAACATGGCGTGACACACCGAACGCTGCGACGCAACGGCGCCCTCGCCAAGAAAGACGGAGACGAGGGCTCGCACGAGAGCGCAG AGAGTCAGTCAGAGACGGAGCAGGTCGCACCTGAAGCACAAGACCTCAGCGGCGTCAACACCTCCACGGACACAGGCCCCGCCCCCACACCTGAGAGCCCCGCCCCCTCACAGGAGGCCTTATCAGTGCAGTCAAGCCCCGCCCACAAGTCAAGCAACG GTTGCAGTCCAGCTGCCAGCtgtgcagagcagcaggagaCAGAAACCACAGAGCAGCCAGACCAGCAGAGGACGCCAGAGACCAGAGCAGCGCCGGGGAAACAGCCTCCTCAGAGCAGCAGCACCAAG GTGGAGAGCGCAGACGATGACGACTGCCACAGCAACAAAAGCCTGGACCTGAATTTCGGCAAAAAGCTCATCGACTTCAAGCTCTCCACATCCTCAGGCCCCGCTCAGGAAGAACAGGCCCCTCCGCCTgaaccttcctcctcctcctcatcctcctccaccCCATCATCCTCTACCTCTGCTCCACAAGTAGCAACAGAGAGCCaagagaaggagaaaagtgcttcctcctcctcctcctcttcctcctcctcctcttctagCAGCCCCGCGGTGAAGCAGCAGCCGGAGTACAAACACGTCTGCCGAGTGTGTAAAAAGAGCTTCCGCTACGCCACCACCCTCGCTCGCCACGAGAGGGCGCATCTCTCCGAGGAGACGCCAGCCCCGGCGGTGGAGGAGAACCCGGCGGCGAAAGAGGAGGTGACGGAGAGCAACACCGCCAAACCgacagaggagaaagaggaggagaaagaggaggagcagaagacGGAcatggaggtggaggaggcaggagggaggggaggtgagagcgagggaggagagagcggggagtcggaggaggaggagaaggagaaggaggagaggagcgaTGAAGAAGCATCAGAACCAAAGAGTTTAGAGGGAGGAGAGGCGTCAGGAAGACGAGTGGACAAGAGGAAGAAGATCTGTACCGTCTGCGGGAAAAGATTCTGGTCTCTGCAGGACCTGACCAGGCACACGAGGTCTCACACAG GCGAGCGGCCCTACCAGTGTCAAACCTGCGAGAGGACGTTCACCCTGAAGCACAGCCTGGTCCGCCACCAAAGGATCCATCTGAAGCCCCGCGGGGCCGACGGAGCGTCGGCCGCCAACGACGACGCCAGTGAGGACGGAGACTCCTGCACCCAGACCCCGCCTTCCACCTGCCCGCCCTCGGAGAACGAGAGCGAGTGCGGCAGCGGCGCCGCGGGGGGcaaggagctggaggaggaggatgtgaaAGAGGAGGGCGAGGAGGGAGCGGAATCGGCCACGTTGGAGGAAAATAAACAAGCAGCTGCAGATTCAGAGCCGGAAACCGCCGACACTTCTGAAGAAAAATCTGAACTCTCTGCAGCGACGCAAAAGCCCTCCGCTGACACGAGCCCCAGCCAACAAGCTACTGACACAAAGACAACTACTAGCGACGACCTGAAATCGGCGCCAGACTCAAACCTCTCCAAAGACCCCTCTTCCTCGTCCTCCAGCTCTCCGCCGGAGGAGTCCGCGGCAGCTGCCCCAGCAGAGGGCTTCATCCAGGGCCTGCTGGAGATCCACGCCAAGCCACCTCTGGAGCACATCCTGCCCAACGGAGAGCCTCCTCTGGTGGGCGTAGACTGA